In Halosimplex halophilum, the genomic stretch GGACGCGACCTCGCTGGCGTGGGCGGCCGTCCCCTCGGCGACGAGCGTCGACCCGCGCCGGCCCTTGTGGGCGACGGCCACGTCGATGACCCCCGGCGCGGAGTAGCCGGTCGAGCCCTCGCCGACGACCGCGTAGTCCGGGGCGAACCCCTCGTCGATGGCCGCGCGGGCGCCGACGCCCCCGACCTCCTCGCCGACGAACGACGCGAAGACGAGTTCGATCCCCGGCGGCGCCTCGCTGTCGCGGAAGGCACACATGGCCGCCGCGACGGCCCCCTTCATGTCGGCGCTGCCCCGACCGTACAGCCGGCGGTCGCCATCGTCGTCGGCCCCACCGTCGCCGTCCGCCGGTTCCTCCCGGACGACGTACTCGCCGTCCTCGACCTGTGAGCCGTCCGGCGGGACCACGTCGTGGTGGCCGACCAGCGCCAGCGCGGTCTCGCCCGACCCCTTCCGGGCGATCACGTTACCGCCCCGCTCGGCGCCGCCGGCGTCGTCCCGGCGGACCGCGGCGTCGGTGTGCTCGCGCAGCCAGCCCTCGATGCGGTCGCCCGCCGCCGCCTCCGACTCGTGACTCGGGACCGAGACCAGCTCCCGCGCGAGGTCCCGAACGTCATCCCGTCGTTCCATGGTCGTCCCCTCGGGCGCCGCCGTCTTCAAGCCCCGCGGCCGTGGTCCGGGGCGCGTTCGGGACCCGTCCCGCGGGCCGGCCGGACGGTCGTCCGAACGCGCCCGAACACGCCGCTCACTCGCGCTTCCAGGCGCTCGGCTCCATGTCGACGGCCTTGACGACCGGGCGATACAGCGCGACGATGACGACGACGACGGCGAGTTCGACCCAGAAGCCGATATCGCCGACGGCGGCGCGGACGACGCCGAGGACGACCGTGACGATCACGACGATGACGAGGTAGTGGGCGACGAGTTCGAGGATCTGGCCCCTGTCCATGGGAGCGATACGGCCCGGGGGGACAAAAACGACGGTATCGCGGACGACGCGTCCCCTCGGCCCGGCCGTCCGCATCGCGCCGGCTGTTCCCGTCGACCCCGACCGTCCCCGTCGACTCCGGCCCGCACCTCGTTCGCGCGCTCACACGAGCGTATCGGGGCGGGTCGAGAGGTACTCGAAGACGGCGCCGAGGCCGAGCCCGTAGACCCAGTGGGCGACGAGCGTGACGAACAGGTAGCCGGCCAGCGCGAGGCCGGCGTAGCCGTCGTAGAAGGCGAACACGAACCCGGTCCACAGGGCCGTCCCGAAGTAGAGGCCGTGGACGGGGTCCCGGCCGCCG encodes the following:
- a CDS encoding M20 family metallopeptidase, whose translation is MERRDDVRDLARELVSVPSHESEAAAGDRIEGWLREHTDAAVRRDDAGGAERGGNVIARKGSGETALALVGHHDVVPPDGSQVEDGEYVVREEPADGDGGADDDGDRRLYGRGSADMKGAVAAAMCAFRDSEAPPGIELVFASFVGEEVGGVGARAAIDEGFAPDYAVVGEGSTGYSAPGVIDVAVAHKGRRGSTLVAEGTAAHASEVASGVNAVYRATDAVDVVRDLSFPSTQVLGRELSGSIAVTGIEGGSAWNVIPERCEVTVDERTVPGERADLERAETVDGVSWTVDQDLPPMACDDPAFADAVLAAARDAHETEGETEPDGSGAAPDEGATAPGDGRPEQVVKPHATDAGWLADAGTTCVVCGPAEQGEAHTADESVSLPVLDRCYRIYRGVAESWAG